The Altererythrobacter sp. Root672 genome includes a window with the following:
- a CDS encoding nucleotide exchange factor GrpE codes for MADRSPDNRTPSDETTEAPDIAGLQAQNASLQDRLLRALADAENVRRRADRTAHEARNYAVADLARELLTVVDNLRRAIDAAGDPSGPTAGTASLVEGIRAIERSLTTMLERVGVRRIEARGAAFDPSRHEAIMEVVDPERAPGSVVDVMEDGYTIHDRLLRPARVSVTRGRPATTEAEGPAWPEDRGSYANRGG; via the coding sequence ATGGCGGATAGGTCCCCGGACAATCGAACACCGTCAGATGAGACGACTGAAGCGCCGGACATCGCTGGCCTGCAGGCGCAGAATGCATCGTTGCAGGACCGCTTGCTGCGGGCGCTGGCCGATGCCGAAAACGTGCGTCGGCGAGCCGATCGCACTGCTCACGAGGCACGAAACTACGCGGTCGCCGACCTCGCGCGCGAGCTGCTGACAGTCGTCGACAATCTTCGTCGGGCGATCGACGCAGCCGGGGATCCGTCCGGCCCTACCGCAGGTACGGCGTCCCTGGTCGAAGGCATTCGGGCCATCGAGCGTTCGCTGACGACGATGCTCGAACGTGTCGGGGTCCGCCGGATCGAGGCCAGGGGTGCGGCGTTCGATCCCTCGCGACACGAGGCAATAATGGAGGTCGTTGATCCAGAGCGGGCGCCAGGAAGCGTCGTCGACGTCATGGAAGACGGTTACACGATCCATGATCGACTGCTGAGACCCGCGAGGGTCTCCGTCACGCGCGGTCGGCCGGCAACGACCGAAGCGGAGGGGCCGGCCTGGCCCGAGGATCGCGGCTCGTACGCGAACCGGGGCGGGTGA
- a CDS encoding DnaJ C-terminal domain-containing protein produces MADDPYKTLGVKNDASQEDIQKAYRRRAKKLHPDLNPGDRQAEEQFKEVSSAYDLLSDPEKRARFDRGEIDASGAERPQQRYYRDFGERRAGNPYASNAGFADFADLGDPDDIMSAFFSRSGQTARNRRGSDVRYSLEIDFLDAVNGGSRTVTLPDGSTLDVKIPPGTRDGQVLRLRGKGQPGFGEAPPGDALIEVHVRPHPLFRREGDDIHIELAVSLRDAVLGGKLRVPTPTGAVTMTIPRWSNTGEKLRLKGKGVLRPGGTRGDEYVTVKIVLPENPDPDLERLVAQWQPRERASQAAEA; encoded by the coding sequence GTGGCCGACGATCCCTACAAGACGCTGGGCGTGAAGAACGACGCCTCCCAGGAAGACATCCAGAAAGCCTATCGTCGGCGCGCGAAGAAGCTGCACCCCGACCTCAACCCGGGCGACCGGCAAGCCGAAGAGCAATTCAAGGAGGTCTCCTCGGCCTACGACCTGTTGAGCGATCCGGAAAAGCGCGCCCGCTTCGATCGCGGCGAAATCGATGCGTCGGGCGCCGAGCGCCCGCAGCAGCGCTACTATCGAGATTTCGGCGAGCGCCGGGCCGGGAACCCCTATGCGAGCAATGCCGGCTTCGCTGATTTCGCCGACCTTGGCGATCCCGACGATATCATGTCGGCCTTCTTTAGCCGATCCGGTCAGACTGCCCGCAACCGCCGCGGCTCGGATGTGCGATACAGTCTCGAGATCGATTTCCTCGACGCGGTCAACGGTGGCTCACGCACGGTAACGCTTCCCGACGGATCGACCCTCGACGTCAAGATCCCGCCCGGCACGCGCGACGGGCAGGTCCTGCGGTTGCGCGGCAAGGGGCAGCCGGGGTTCGGTGAAGCCCCCCCGGGGGACGCTCTCATCGAGGTGCATGTTCGTCCGCATCCGCTTTTCCGGCGCGAGGGCGACGACATCCACATCGAGCTGGCTGTGTCGCTGCGCGATGCCGTGCTGGGCGGAAAGTTGCGCGTGCCGACGCCCACGGGGGCGGTGACGATGACCATCCCCCGGTGGAGCAACACCGGGGAGAAGCTCCGGTTGAAGGGCAAGGGGGTCCTTCGTCCGGGCGGCACCCGAGGCGACGAATATGTCACCGTGAAGATCGTCCTGCCCGAGAATCCCGATCCCGACCTCGAGCGGCTCGTGGCGCAGTGGCAACCGCGCGAGCGCGCGAGCCAAGCCGCGGAGGCATGA
- a CDS encoding chaperone modulator CbpM, which translates to MIMERREFLNRARIDADTLDLWIEASWLAPRRAGGEWAFSEIDLARTQLIRDLRQDFGANDESIPIILDLVDQLHGLRRALGEVLLVLRAQPANARQRFAGQLRALRLERDGYARIERSRRALDEG; encoded by the coding sequence ATGATCATGGAACGGCGGGAGTTTCTCAACCGAGCGCGCATCGATGCGGATACCCTCGACCTCTGGATCGAGGCGAGCTGGCTCGCCCCGCGGCGCGCCGGCGGTGAGTGGGCGTTCTCCGAAATCGACCTCGCGCGGACGCAACTGATCCGCGACCTGAGGCAGGACTTCGGCGCCAACGACGAAAGCATCCCGATTATCCTCGACCTGGTCGACCAGCTGCATGGTCTGCGCCGCGCTCTTGGGGAGGTGTTGCTGGTGTTACGCGCGCAACCCGCGAACGCGCGCCAACGCTTCGCGGGGCAACTGCGCGCCCTCAGGCTCGAACGAGACGGGTATGCACGGATCGAACGATCGCGAAGGGCCCTGGACGAGGGCTAG